The following coding sequences are from one Rhodobiaceae bacterium window:
- the nfdA gene encoding N-substituted formamide deformylase yields the protein MQTDRFLLTCTVVLALTSTTAMAAETLYTNGQIYTANEHQPWADTMIVNEGVIQFIGQAGDAEQHLSDNFITQDLGDAFVMPGIIDGHTHPGLVAALTDEEGADEPRIPETSKEEMFEWLEQYASDNWYLPIVILGEWNVALFAPEGPHKDDLDKIFTYRPALLFDNSGHSMWLNSVALFLLGIDKDTPDLSPNISYFVRDENGEPTGWVKEFALFPYLGDLLLPGHEDLKQNLKTFLDYLNTKGVTSLVDGGNFSWHDPVYAALKELNDEGNLHIRYEGTYHVYHPTQIAFAIDELLKLREKYAGGLISFNTIKIHFDGVAEINTAGMLEPFANEPGNRGGVLLTTDELTDFILQLVERDINLHLHSVGDRATQTALDATEQARTRHGDALPIEITLAHLETTVPHDIERFKDLEVHANFTPHWFGGYFKGGDLALGPERSFVSQLARTYYDGGANVTFSSDVVTGFEAHRANPFFGIQTGVNRQEVSQGRDGAIMNPPKERLNIEQMIKGYTINGAKQMGTERHVGSLEVGKVADFIILDANPLTSDAYGLHKISPIAVYVGGEQVPITKGN from the coding sequence TCTACACCAACGGACAAATCTATACCGCCAATGAGCATCAACCCTGGGCGGACACCATGATCGTCAATGAGGGGGTCATCCAATTCATTGGGCAGGCTGGCGACGCAGAACAACACCTCTCCGACAATTTCATTACCCAGGACCTCGGCGACGCCTTTGTCATGCCGGGCATCATTGACGGACACACACATCCAGGTCTTGTTGCCGCACTGACCGACGAAGAAGGTGCAGATGAGCCACGCATCCCAGAGACATCAAAGGAAGAGATGTTTGAGTGGCTCGAACAATATGCGAGCGACAACTGGTATCTACCGATAGTGATCCTCGGCGAATGGAATGTCGCCCTCTTCGCGCCGGAAGGTCCTCATAAGGATGACTTAGACAAGATCTTCACCTACCGCCCTGCCCTTCTGTTCGACAATTCCGGACACAGCATGTGGCTCAATTCAGTCGCTCTGTTTCTCTTAGGTATAGACAAGGACACACCCGACCTCAGTCCAAACATCTCCTATTTCGTTCGAGACGAAAACGGCGAACCAACAGGGTGGGTGAAAGAGTTCGCCCTCTTTCCCTACCTGGGTGATCTCCTTCTCCCGGGACACGAGGATCTGAAACAAAATCTCAAAACATTTCTGGACTACTTAAACACCAAAGGAGTCACCAGCCTGGTTGATGGAGGAAACTTCAGCTGGCACGACCCCGTATACGCAGCGCTAAAGGAATTGAACGATGAAGGCAATTTGCACATCCGGTACGAAGGCACATATCATGTATACCATCCTACACAGATAGCGTTTGCGATTGACGAGCTTCTCAAGCTTAGAGAAAAATACGCTGGTGGACTCATCTCATTCAACACAATCAAAATTCATTTCGATGGTGTCGCGGAAATCAACACGGCGGGCATGCTCGAACCCTTTGCCAATGAGCCCGGCAACCGCGGAGGCGTTCTACTCACCACAGACGAACTTACCGACTTCATTCTCCAATTGGTTGAACGAGACATTAATCTCCACCTGCACTCTGTGGGTGACCGCGCAACACAGACAGCTTTGGATGCAACTGAACAGGCTCGAACCCGCCATGGAGATGCATTGCCAATTGAGATAACTCTAGCGCATCTTGAAACCACAGTCCCGCATGACATTGAGCGTTTCAAAGACTTGGAGGTTCATGCGAACTTCACGCCTCATTGGTTCGGCGGGTACTTCAAAGGCGGCGATCTCGCCCTTGGTCCAGAGCGCAGTTTTGTCTCGCAATTGGCAAGGACCTATTATGACGGCGGCGCCAATGTGACCTTCTCCAGTGACGTCGTGACCGGCTTTGAAGCGCATCGTGCAAATCCATTTTTCGGCATACAAACTGGGGTCAATCGCCAGGAAGTATCACAAGGTCGAGACGGCGCCATCATGAACCCGCCAAAAGAACGACTCAATATCGAGCAAATGATAAAAGGTTATACAATCAACGGCGCAAAACAGATGGGCACCGAAAGACATGTTGGGTCGTTGGAAGTGGGTAAAGTGGCAGACTTCATCATCCTTGATGCGAACCCACTGACATCAGATGCCTATGGCCTTCACAAAATTTCACCTATCGCTGTTTATGTCGGCGGCGAGCAAGTACCGATCACAAAGGGAAACTAG
- the slmA gene encoding nucleoid occlusion factor SlmA has product MAGETDTPADISTLLPRKKPSQGRSRQTVTKVLDATRDILQTEGHRALTTILVAERSGVTVGSIYQYFPSKHAIIYELYTAWLNDVVAQLDAILENRSDDDSAEDVLKKIFLELLGEDITDNLTRELTQAMQAHPELQTVEADHQTRIATRIGSLLGEMSGTVEDPAIFDFAVAIYRLSVSLMDTVQDTGPQSKAILATWAEMTAESAVRNFSKIVNAKAGSS; this is encoded by the coding sequence ATGGCCGGAGAGACCGATACGCCAGCTGACATCTCGACGCTCCTTCCCCGGAAAAAACCAAGCCAGGGACGCAGCAGACAGACCGTGACGAAGGTATTAGACGCCACTCGAGATATTCTTCAGACAGAGGGGCACCGAGCTCTAACAACTATTCTCGTCGCAGAACGTTCAGGTGTCACCGTCGGCTCCATATACCAATATTTTCCAAGCAAACACGCCATTATCTATGAGCTTTACACCGCTTGGCTAAATGATGTCGTCGCACAACTCGATGCCATTTTGGAGAACCGCAGCGACGACGACAGCGCAGAAGATGTTCTAAAGAAAATATTTCTTGAGCTTCTAGGAGAAGACATCACGGACAATCTGACGCGTGAGCTCACTCAGGCAATGCAGGCACACCCAGAACTGCAAACGGTTGAAGCAGATCATCAAACGCGGATCGCTACCCGCATCGGATCACTTTTGGGCGAAATGTCGGGCACAGTAGAGGACCCGGCCATCTTTGACTTCGCCGTAGCAATTTACCGCTTGTCCGTCTCTCTTATGGACACAGTCCAAGACACCGGCCCACAAAGCAAAGCGATCTTAGCCACCTGGGCAGAAATGACAGCTGAATCAGCGGTTCGAAATTTCTCGAAAATCGTCAACGCCAAAGCCGGCTCCAGTTGA
- the mcp4 gene encoding methyl-accepting chemotaxis protein 4, producing MLNLSLSKKLPLIMGTMAILAAVSAGIVGFIQAQSALHKAEEEKLEAILHDRASSLTEWYEAIDGDLSVQSENPFVIEALYAFENGWADLGSGQQQHLQRLYIDENPHPLGSKDDLDVANDGSSYALAHESYHPYFRSLQKDRGYHDIFLLDRDGNVVYSVFKEVDYATNVVTGEWVDTDLGNAFRAARDAGTSRDRTFLDFKPYPPSQDAPGAFMSAPIINSENKLTGVIVFQMPIDTLNNVMNRTAGLGETGETFAVGPDHLMRSNSRFSEESTILTRRVDTEPVDLALAGETGIMETLDYRDHEVFSAYAPVKLGNITWAILVDQDSHEAMEAIDGLLLILLEVIGITTLILAGVGIWVGRLITKPILAMADTMEDIAGGDTGSDVPGTNRTDELGKMASAVEIFRKGLIERAEMRVEQENERTATRKAIKKAVNDIAVQVEASTGSLIEDVSSAMENASKVSRTIKDAAKRVEEDTHTVAAATEESQASLNTMSASTEGMANSIRDISREMETSLGATNEAVSAGDDAKLKISSLSDSVEKVSEVVAVITGIAEQTNLLALNATIEAARAGEAGKGFAVVASEVKDLANQTARSTDEIVAQISDIQQSTEAAVQSFDNISTALDRVQAVAQTIAGAVEKQNATTEEIASTADETRQASAEIAQSVASVSNEARKTSEQTVDLNQAIDSVTEMVRDLGDDLNKVVRASTDEADRRLSERVEDDSACELVVNDKVYQTNLSDLSATVVRVARPDTLADVRGRIEFISKAHNIKCEADVIECSGTFIRLEFVEKQSIRVAA from the coding sequence ATGCTAAATCTATCTCTCTCAAAAAAACTCCCACTAATCATGGGAACAATGGCAATTCTTGCGGCTGTTTCAGCTGGAATTGTCGGGTTTATTCAGGCGCAAAGCGCTCTTCACAAAGCAGAAGAAGAAAAACTAGAAGCAATTTTGCATGACAGAGCCTCCTCTCTTACAGAGTGGTACGAGGCAATCGACGGCGATCTTTCTGTCCAGTCAGAAAACCCGTTCGTCATCGAAGCTCTCTACGCATTCGAAAATGGATGGGCAGATCTAGGATCCGGTCAGCAGCAGCACCTGCAACGGCTGTATATTGACGAAAACCCACATCCGCTGGGAAGTAAGGATGATCTCGATGTAGCCAATGATGGGTCCAGCTACGCCCTGGCGCATGAATCCTATCACCCCTACTTTCGCTCTCTCCAAAAAGACCGTGGCTACCACGACATCTTTCTTTTGGATCGCGATGGCAATGTCGTTTATTCGGTTTTCAAAGAAGTCGACTACGCGACCAATGTCGTCACCGGCGAATGGGTGGACACCGATCTTGGAAACGCATTCCGGGCAGCCCGGGATGCAGGAACGAGCAGAGATCGGACCTTCCTGGACTTCAAGCCCTATCCACCAAGTCAGGATGCTCCGGGTGCTTTCATGTCCGCACCCATTATCAACTCGGAAAATAAACTGACTGGCGTCATCGTCTTCCAAATGCCCATCGATACCCTGAACAATGTGATGAACCGCACAGCAGGACTTGGAGAAACTGGCGAAACTTTTGCGGTCGGACCAGACCATCTGATGCGGAGCAATTCCCGCTTTTCAGAAGAGTCGACAATTCTCACGCGTCGGGTAGACACCGAACCGGTTGATCTCGCCTTGGCCGGTGAGACTGGAATCATGGAAACACTGGACTACCGCGACCATGAAGTCTTCAGTGCCTATGCACCGGTCAAACTTGGAAACATCACCTGGGCAATTCTCGTTGACCAGGATTCGCATGAAGCGATGGAAGCAATTGACGGCCTCCTACTAATCCTATTGGAAGTAATCGGAATCACGACGCTGATCCTTGCCGGAGTTGGAATATGGGTAGGTCGATTGATAACCAAACCTATCCTTGCGATGGCTGACACCATGGAAGACATCGCTGGCGGCGACACAGGAAGCGACGTCCCTGGAACAAATCGCACCGATGAATTAGGAAAAATGGCATCGGCAGTCGAGATTTTCCGCAAAGGACTGATCGAAAGAGCGGAAATGCGTGTCGAGCAGGAAAATGAACGAACCGCAACCCGAAAAGCGATCAAAAAGGCCGTAAATGACATTGCTGTTCAGGTGGAAGCCAGCACGGGCTCCCTCATAGAAGACGTCTCAAGCGCAATGGAAAACGCCTCAAAGGTCTCACGGACGATCAAGGATGCTGCAAAACGCGTCGAGGAAGATACGCATACGGTAGCAGCAGCAACTGAAGAGTCTCAGGCAAGCCTGAACACCATGTCCGCCTCTACCGAAGGTATGGCGAACTCCATCCGCGACATTAGTCGTGAAATGGAAACATCGCTGGGAGCGACGAATGAGGCAGTGTCTGCAGGCGACGATGCCAAACTAAAAATTAGCTCGCTGTCCGACTCTGTCGAGAAAGTGAGCGAGGTGGTCGCGGTCATTACTGGTATCGCTGAACAAACCAACCTTCTAGCCCTCAACGCAACAATCGAAGCAGCCCGAGCCGGGGAAGCTGGCAAAGGTTTCGCTGTGGTCGCTTCAGAAGTTAAGGATCTCGCCAACCAGACAGCCCGATCAACTGACGAAATCGTTGCACAGATCTCCGACATTCAGCAATCGACTGAAGCGGCTGTTCAATCCTTTGACAACATCTCAACGGCATTGGATCGCGTACAAGCTGTCGCGCAGACGATTGCTGGCGCTGTAGAGAAACAGAACGCAACAACAGAAGAAATTGCATCAACGGCCGATGAAACAAGACAGGCCTCAGCAGAAATTGCTCAAAGTGTCGCTTCCGTTTCAAATGAAGCCAGAAAAACTAGCGAGCAAACGGTTGACCTCAACCAGGCAATCGATAGCGTCACCGAAATGGTGCGTGATCTGGGGGACGACCTAAACAAAGTTGTTCGGGCGTCAACAGACGAAGCAGATCGTCGCCTTTCTGAAAGGGTCGAAGATGACTCTGCCTGCGAGCTGGTGGTCAATGACAAGGTCTACCAAACAAACCTTTCAGACCTCTCAGCAACCGTTGTCCGCGTCGCACGACCCGACACGCTTGCTGATGTCCGAGGTCGGATCGAATTTATCTCCAAAGCCCACAATATCAAGTGCGAGGCAGACGTTATCGAATGTAGCGGGACATTCATCCGCCTCGAGTTTGTAGAAAAACAATCGATCAGAGTTGCCGCCTAA
- the namA gene encoding NADPH dehydrogenase: MTDLFEPLSFTRGPAMKNRFMLAPLTNTQSYDDGRLSAEEFRWLTMRAEGGFGLTMTCAAHVQAVGQGFPGQLGIFSDDHLEGLTRLATAIKSQDSIAVVQLHHAGMRSPEELIGEKPHCPSDHEEFGARALSTAEVDQLIEDFVAGAERAEKAGFDGVELHGAHGYILCQFLSPGVNQRDDKYGGALENRGRPLFDIIDGIRARCGADFHLGVRLSPERFDLKLNEIVEVAQRLMREDKIDYLDMSLWNVFKEPTDEEFKGKKLMDYFTELDRGNVRLGVAGKIARPEDAQACLDQGCDFVLLGRAAILTHDFPNKLAADPSFEPVTIPVTAAYLNEQGLSGKFVEYMGQWPGFVEG; encoded by the coding sequence ATGACTGATCTGTTTGAACCTTTGTCGTTCACGCGGGGGCCTGCCATGAAGAACCGTTTCATGTTGGCGCCGCTTACCAATACTCAAAGCTATGATGATGGGCGCTTGTCCGCCGAAGAATTTCGCTGGCTTACCATGCGGGCCGAAGGTGGCTTTGGCTTGACCATGACCTGCGCAGCGCATGTGCAGGCTGTGGGGCAGGGTTTTCCTGGCCAGCTCGGAATTTTTTCCGACGATCATCTGGAAGGACTGACGCGTTTAGCGACAGCAATTAAATCTCAGGACAGTATTGCGGTGGTGCAGTTGCATCATGCGGGAATGCGATCTCCAGAAGAGCTTATCGGTGAAAAGCCGCATTGCCCATCAGACCATGAAGAGTTCGGAGCGCGGGCTCTCTCAACCGCTGAAGTCGACCAGCTCATCGAAGATTTTGTCGCTGGTGCTGAGCGGGCAGAGAAGGCAGGCTTTGATGGCGTCGAGCTCCATGGAGCTCATGGCTACATCTTGTGCCAATTTCTAAGCCCCGGCGTGAATCAACGAGACGACAAGTATGGTGGGGCACTCGAAAATCGGGGGCGACCTCTGTTTGATATCATCGATGGCATTCGCGCCCGGTGTGGGGCGGACTTTCACCTCGGTGTTCGCCTGTCACCTGAGCGGTTCGATCTGAAGTTGAATGAGATTGTTGAGGTGGCACAACGTCTGATGCGCGAAGACAAAATCGACTATCTCGACATGTCGCTTTGGAATGTCTTCAAAGAACCGACCGATGAGGAGTTCAAAGGCAAGAAGCTTATGGACTATTTCACGGAGTTGGACAGAGGTAATGTGCGCCTGGGCGTTGCCGGAAAAATCGCGCGTCCAGAAGATGCTCAAGCCTGTCTGGACCAAGGGTGTGATTTTGTTCTGCTTGGGCGCGCAGCGATTTTAACCCACGACTTCCCGAACAAGCTGGCGGCAGATCCGTCTTTTGAACCGGTGACCATTCCAGTGACAGCGGCCTACCTCAACGAACAAGGCCTTAGTGGCAAGTTCGTTGAGTATATGGGCCAATGGCCGGGGTTTGTTGAAGGCTAA
- the ubiE gene encoding ubiquinone/menaquinone biosynthesis C-methyltransferase UbiE, with protein MGFYEKYIVPRIINSKFACGAKPIAYQRKKVVPMAEGRVLEIGIGTGLNLEHYDPSRVERVIGLDPSEESWKIAGERAKGLGFDVEFVGLPGEEIPLDANSVDTVMVTYSLCTIPDPQKALEGMKRVLRPGGNLIFCEHGLAPDEDVQKWQARVNPFWKRIAGGCNLNRNIPSVLEQGGFKVKNLETMYLPDTPRFAGFNYWGTAQEA; from the coding sequence ATGGGTTTTTACGAAAAATATATTGTCCCCCGGATCATCAACAGCAAGTTTGCCTGTGGAGCCAAGCCGATCGCTTACCAGCGGAAAAAAGTCGTGCCGATGGCGGAAGGCCGGGTGCTCGAAATCGGCATCGGAACCGGACTTAATCTTGAGCACTACGATCCTTCCCGTGTTGAGCGGGTGATTGGTCTCGACCCCTCGGAAGAGAGTTGGAAGATCGCCGGAGAACGGGCGAAGGGATTGGGGTTTGACGTTGAGTTTGTAGGCTTGCCGGGAGAGGAGATTCCATTGGATGCCAACTCTGTCGATACGGTGATGGTGACTTATTCGCTCTGCACAATCCCTGACCCTCAGAAAGCGCTGGAAGGTATGAAGCGTGTGCTGCGGCCAGGCGGTAATCTCATTTTTTGTGAGCATGGGTTAGCGCCTGATGAAGACGTGCAAAAGTGGCAGGCCCGCGTCAATCCATTCTGGAAACGGATCGCAGGCGGCTGCAATCTCAACCGGAACATTCCGAGTGTGTTGGAGCAGGGTGGGTTCAAAGTGAAAAACCTTGAGACAATGTATCTGCCGGACACGCCGCGCTTTGCAGGCTTTAACTATTGGGGCACAGCACAAGAGGCCTGA
- a CDS encoding carboxypeptidase regulatory-like domain protein, with amino-acid sequence MKKTLSAVVIGMVMSTVAVEAAELVAKRITAENAAQYVQAGPDAAGGIGDWILSNGSVCAVISGIAHESELSVRGGTLIDLGYCGRADDHYVGAQDLIDSSRDTPVNIERVDGKVGPSSAVIRSFGGQGGVIVETSYRLDADEPDKLFITKHLTQRDGEPSVALYTSIFFNYYSLVPFVASTIDPSRSNGFVQESFVTRGPTEIATFARTADLIVALSPADADAPITYGWQMVSAKRSNADGSVVDLPFYALADFSALSFLAITEPFVTGDGADIGLLQLLEVPFTELAAGDEITFEEVLHLAPRADVAGITDRIYADAAKVDGRVSEGSAVVHLDLKDGTPFTQTSADSRGAFSVHLPAGAYTMRIAAKGGRELSVPFQVGESDMTLETVDLDAPSRVALPQGSPMRLTFKGLDGTPDPLFGGNFLGAVELRDDSSYRLTGVNQIFLMGTDKDPAFALLPPGKYRIYGTRGPEYSLEKAEISVVAGNDTVLDIAALSVVVETAGFISADFHVHSGPSFDTVMPRAKRVATYLAEGAEVLVATEHETVFDFQPTIDRLEVGAYVATIAGTEITGEVGSDRTPYTLGHANAFPVDAQALAFRRGAFANENRRWREVIADLKTRRADSLIQLNHARWDDRFAPGSPAWEEDWSGDRAAYFDHMGVGRSYNAGEILGSDGNRRLIDPDPVTGRRDIDFDAMEVMNGISRESERALRRDWLSLVSQGEKIVATANSDSHTASQQVGLPRNMIAVEEDTIEAFDEAAFVSAVQQGRVYGTTGPMLEVTLGDKGLGEMVAGGSAELTVKVSSAPWIDASTLTISVNGKALRDFPVENGEVVAFKLGFEKDSYVTVEVAGDPGEDYAVVYPGFKPYAFANPIYVDANSDGVWTAPGLATQ; translated from the coding sequence ATGAAGAAGACACTTTCAGCGGTTGTGATTGGCATGGTCATGTCGACAGTTGCAGTTGAAGCAGCGGAGCTTGTCGCTAAACGCATCACCGCAGAAAACGCAGCTCAATATGTTCAGGCCGGTCCTGACGCCGCGGGTGGAATAGGAGACTGGATCCTCAGCAACGGGTCGGTCTGCGCTGTGATCAGCGGGATCGCCCATGAGAGTGAATTGTCCGTGCGTGGTGGCACGTTGATTGACCTTGGATATTGTGGCCGGGCCGATGACCACTATGTCGGCGCACAGGATCTTATCGATAGTTCCCGAGATACTCCGGTCAATATTGAGCGCGTTGATGGGAAAGTTGGTCCGTCCTCTGCGGTAATTCGCAGTTTTGGCGGGCAAGGTGGGGTGATTGTCGAGACCAGTTACCGCCTCGACGCTGATGAGCCGGATAAGCTCTTCATTACCAAGCATCTTACTCAACGCGATGGCGAACCCAGCGTCGCACTCTACACAAGTATCTTCTTCAATTATTATTCGCTTGTCCCCTTTGTCGCATCCACAATTGATCCCAGCAGGTCAAATGGGTTTGTTCAGGAAAGCTTCGTTACGCGGGGTCCGACAGAGATTGCAACATTTGCCCGAACTGCTGATCTGATTGTTGCGTTGAGCCCGGCAGATGCGGATGCGCCGATCACGTATGGATGGCAGATGGTCTCGGCCAAACGCTCAAATGCTGACGGGTCTGTTGTGGATCTTCCCTTTTATGCGCTGGCGGATTTCTCAGCTTTATCGTTTCTGGCGATCACAGAACCTTTTGTTACTGGCGATGGGGCGGATATCGGCCTTTTGCAGCTGCTTGAGGTGCCATTTACGGAGCTTGCCGCCGGCGATGAGATTACGTTCGAGGAGGTTTTGCACCTTGCGCCAAGAGCGGACGTGGCTGGAATAACTGACCGTATCTATGCTGATGCTGCGAAGGTTGACGGCCGGGTGTCGGAAGGCAGCGCGGTTGTTCATCTGGACTTGAAAGACGGGACGCCATTTACCCAAACGAGTGCCGATAGCAGGGGTGCATTTTCGGTTCATCTGCCGGCCGGTGCTTACACAATGCGTATCGCCGCGAAAGGTGGCAGGGAGCTGAGCGTGCCTTTTCAGGTCGGGGAGTCAGACATGACTCTTGAGACTGTGGATTTGGATGCGCCGTCCCGCGTCGCTCTTCCGCAGGGATCACCCATGCGCCTTACCTTCAAAGGGCTTGATGGCACACCGGACCCGCTTTTTGGTGGCAATTTTCTTGGCGCAGTCGAATTGCGGGACGATAGCTCTTACAGGTTGACTGGGGTCAATCAGATATTCCTGATGGGGACTGACAAAGATCCAGCCTTCGCTTTGCTGCCACCAGGAAAGTACCGGATTTATGGTACACGCGGCCCTGAATATTCCCTTGAGAAGGCAGAGATTTCTGTGGTGGCTGGGAATGATACGGTTCTCGATATTGCTGCGCTGAGTGTCGTAGTTGAGACGGCGGGGTTCATTTCGGCAGATTTTCATGTCCACTCTGGACCCAGTTTTGACACTGTAATGCCGCGGGCAAAACGGGTTGCCACCTACCTTGCTGAGGGCGCTGAGGTGCTCGTTGCGACAGAACATGAAACAGTTTTTGATTTTCAGCCTACGATTGATCGGCTTGAGGTCGGCGCTTATGTTGCGACCATCGCAGGTACAGAGATTACGGGAGAAGTTGGGAGCGACCGGACGCCCTATACTTTGGGCCATGCGAATGCGTTTCCCGTTGATGCGCAAGCTCTTGCGTTCAGACGCGGCGCATTTGCCAATGAAAATCGTCGCTGGCGAGAAGTGATTGCTGATCTCAAGACGCGTCGCGCTGACTCTCTTATTCAACTCAACCATGCGCGGTGGGATGATCGGTTCGCACCTGGGAGTCCAGCCTGGGAGGAAGACTGGTCTGGGGATCGGGCGGCTTATTTCGATCATATGGGCGTTGGACGGTCCTACAATGCGGGCGAGATTTTGGGGAGCGATGGCAACCGTCGCCTTATTGATCCAGACCCGGTTACGGGAAGGCGTGATATCGACTTTGATGCCATGGAAGTGATGAACGGCATTTCGCGTGAGTCTGAAAGAGCCCTTCGGCGTGATTGGCTCTCACTGGTTTCGCAGGGCGAGAAAATTGTCGCGACCGCCAATAGTGACTCTCATACCGCGTCCCAGCAGGTTGGTCTGCCGCGCAACATGATCGCGGTTGAGGAAGACACGATTGAAGCATTTGACGAAGCGGCCTTTGTGTCCGCTGTTCAACAGGGACGTGTCTATGGCACGACAGGCCCGATGCTCGAAGTTACGTTAGGTGACAAAGGACTTGGTGAGATGGTTGCTGGTGGCAGTGCCGAGCTTACAGTCAAAGTATCCTCTGCCCCCTGGATTGATGCCTCGACCTTGACGATCAGCGTTAACGGCAAGGCGCTTCGGGATTTTCCCGTTGAAAACGGCGAAGTGGTCGCGTTCAAACTCGGCTTTGAAAAAGACAGCTACGTTACCGTTGAGGTGGCGGGGGATCCTGGTGAGGATTATGCTGTGGTTTATCCAGGGTTCAAACCATATGCCTTCGCCAATCCGATCTATGTTGATGCAAACAGCGACGGTGTATGGACTGCGCCAGGGCTGGCAACGCAATAA
- the thcC gene encoding rhodocoxin: MKIVVADRDGVSHELDAVEGWRVMEIVRAHGVKLGAECGGSSVCGECRVRVAPEWQSKLHEPRNEELDRLDEHLAGDDERLSCQLIFSEELNGLTLSLPDAA, encoded by the coding sequence ATGAAGATTGTCGTTGCAGATCGCGACGGCGTGAGCCATGAGCTCGACGCTGTTGAAGGATGGCGGGTGATGGAAATTGTCCGCGCCCATGGAGTGAAACTTGGTGCTGAGTGCGGTGGTTCCAGTGTTTGCGGTGAGTGCCGTGTGCGTGTGGCCCCGGAGTGGCAGAGCAAGCTGCACGAACCTCGCAATGAAGAACTTGACCGGCTGGATGAGCACCTTGCAGGTGACGATGAACGTCTGTCCTGCCAGTTGATTTTCTCAGAAGAGCTTAATGGGCTGACATTGAGCCTGCCGGACGCGGCTTGA
- a CDS encoding ferredoxin--NADP reductase, which produces MSQDTITTDVVIIGAGPCGLFAIFELGLLDLKAHVIDILDRPGGQCAELYPEKPIYDIPGLPVVSGQELTDNLLEQAKPFGPEYHYNEMVEQVQKLDNGNWQVKTDGGLTFEAPVIVIAAGGGSFQPKKPPIPGIEAYEGTSVFYSVKKMDAFKGKNILVSGGGDSALDWTINLQPIADSMQLIHRRDGFRAAPDSVNKMHALVEEKKMIFHMGQITELHGDNGQLEGVTYKSKDGELTKIECDTLLPFFGLTMKLGPIADWGLNLDENLIPVDTEKFATNADGIFAIGDINHYPGKLKLILSGFHEAALMAQAAKRIVDPDAKIVFQYTTSSSNLQKKLGVA; this is translated from the coding sequence ATGAGCCAGGACACGATTACGACTGATGTGGTCATTATTGGCGCGGGCCCTTGTGGGCTTTTCGCGATCTTTGAACTGGGCCTTCTGGATCTTAAGGCTCATGTGATCGACATTCTTGATCGTCCTGGTGGGCAGTGCGCTGAGCTTTATCCCGAAAAGCCGATTTATGACATTCCTGGTCTGCCTGTCGTGTCTGGACAGGAGCTCACAGATAATCTGTTGGAGCAGGCCAAGCCTTTCGGTCCTGAATATCACTACAACGAGATGGTTGAGCAGGTTCAGAAGCTCGACAATGGCAACTGGCAGGTAAAAACCGACGGTGGTCTTACATTTGAAGCCCCTGTTATTGTGATCGCAGCGGGCGGCGGTAGTTTCCAGCCTAAGAAGCCACCAATTCCAGGCATCGAAGCTTATGAAGGCACATCGGTCTTCTATTCCGTGAAGAAGATGGATGCGTTCAAAGGTAAGAATATTCTCGTTTCAGGTGGCGGGGACAGTGCGCTTGATTGGACGATCAATCTTCAGCCTATCGCAGACAGCATGCAGCTTATCCATCGTCGTGACGGTTTCCGAGCAGCACCTGACTCTGTGAACAAAATGCACGCGCTTGTGGAAGAGAAAAAGATGATCTTTCACATGGGGCAGATCACCGAGCTGCATGGTGACAATGGCCAGCTGGAAGGTGTGACTTACAAGTCGAAGGACGGTGAGCTGACGAAGATCGAATGTGACACCCTGTTGCCGTTCTTTGGTCTCACGATGAAACTTGGTCCAATCGCTGATTGGGGCCTAAATCTCGATGAGAACCTCATTCCAGTCGATACAGAGAAGTTTGCAACTAACGCAGACGGCATTTTTGCGATCGGGGATATCAATCACTATCCGGGTAAGTTGAAGCTCATTCTGTCTGGCTTCCATGAAGCGGCCTTGATGGCTCAGGCTGCCAAACGGATTGTCGATCCTGACGCGAAGATCGTTTTCCAGTACACGACATCGTCGTCGAACCTTCAGAAGAAGCTCGGCGTCGCCTAA
- the tyrA gene encoding T-protein produces the protein MTKCETMADVRREVDRLDRELVALLTERQAMMNEAGRIKASRDLVRDEDRIEQVVANVLRESEKTGLSPAIAEPVWRLLIEKSIEHEFGVFDELNKAS, from the coding sequence ATGACCAAGTGCGAGACGATGGCTGATGTCCGCCGGGAGGTCGACCGCCTCGACCGTGAACTCGTTGCCCTTCTGACAGAGCGGCAAGCGATGATGAATGAGGCTGGGCGCATAAAGGCAAGCCGCGATCTGGTGCGGGATGAAGACCGCATTGAACAAGTGGTTGCAAACGTTTTGCGCGAATCAGAAAAAACCGGCCTCTCCCCTGCGATTGCAGAGCCTGTCTGGCGGCTTCTCATTGAGAAAAGCATCGAACATGAATTCGGTGTCTTCGACGAGCTCAATAAGGCCTCGTAA